A genomic window from Nicotiana sylvestris chromosome 11, ASM39365v2, whole genome shotgun sequence includes:
- the LOC104244064 gene encoding UDP-glycosyltransferase 92A1-like, whose product MSNLFLEENCSRPPLCVISDMFFSWTAKIAHTFGIFHVIFNAGGCFGMGAYHSTWINLPHVGKKSDDEYFLPGFKNCKLLVKELTEDIRVITGPVPFPQTMFQEWLETDGMFFNTVEEMDLMGLDYYKKQFPCPIWTIGPIVSSFGSKARAGKSSEDISKICINYLDSKSPNSVLYVAFGSQCTITESQTENLVRALESSGINFIWIKRNSSKINQENEWLPRIQYSKKGLVVQQWAPQMEILSHKSIGGFLSHCRWNSVMEALTNGVPILGWPMGAEQSFNAKMLEEELKVCVRIMASGVVISSDIKHEEIVKKIEILMKETQGKEMRKRALMVKEMIHSASITTKEGLKGSSVIAMDEFLNAAFCMRKNIFGSPEKPLHALIV is encoded by the exons ATGTCCAATCTTTTTCTTGAAGAAAATTGCTCTAGGCCACCACTTTGTGTCATTTCAGACATGTTCTTTTCATGGACAGCTAAAATTGCTCATACATTTGGAATTTTTCATGTTATATTCAATGCTGGTGGATGTTTTGGTATGGGGGCTTATCACTCAACTTGGATAAATCTTCCTCATGTAGGAAAAAAATCAGATGATGAATATTTTCTTCCTGGTTTCAAAAACTGTAAGCTTCTTGTTAAAGAACTGACTGAAGATATCAGAGTCATTACAG GACCTGTGCCATTTCCTCAGACCATGTTTCAAGAATGGCTAGAGACTGATGGAATGTTTTTTAACACAGTGGAGGAGATGGATTTGATGGGGTTGGATTATTATAAAAAGCAATTCCCTTGTCCAATATGGACAATAGGACCAATTGTTTCATCATTTGGTAGCAAAGCAAGAGCTGGAAAATCATCAGAAGATATTTCAAAGATTTGCATAAATTATCTTGACTCCAAGTCTCCAAATTCAGTTCTTTATGTAGCATTTGGTTCTCAATGTACAATAACAGAGTCACAAACAGAGAACTTAGTCAGAGCACTTGAATCTAGTGGGATAAATTTCATATGGATAAAAAGGAACTCATCAAAAATTAATCAAGAAAATGAGTGGTTACCAAGAATTCAATATAGTAAAAAAGGACTTGTAGTCCAACAATGGGCACCACAAATGGAGATTTTGTCACATAAATCAATTGGCGGCTTTTTGAGTCATTGTCGATGGAATTCAGTAATGGAAGCTCTTACGAATGGAGTTCCAATTCTTGGATGGCCAATGGGAGCAGAGCAGTCTTTTAATGCAAAGATGTTAGAGGAAGAGCTTAAAGTTTGTGTTAGAATAATGGCTAGTGGAGTAGTAATTAGCTCTGATATAAAGCATGAGGAGATAGTGAAGAAAATTGAGATTCTTATGAAGGAAACACAAGGAAAGGAGATGAGAAAGAGAGCATTAATGGTGAAAGAGATGATTCATAGTGCTTCTATTACTACTAAAGAAGGTTTAAAGGGTTCTTCAGTTATAGCCATGGATGAGTTTCTTAATGCTGCATTTTGTATGAGGAAGAACATTTTTGGATCACCAGAAAAACCGTTACATGCATTAATAGTataa